The genomic segment GGCTTCTTTATTCTGCATGGCACATATTCCGGTACTTTATTGTTACCAGCTGAGATCTATGTTAATGAATTTTGCAAAGGTTTCAGGCAAGAATAAGGGTTATACATAAATAAGAATGTATAACCCTTATAAAGCTGTGTGATTATCACGATAAATAATTATCTGTTTTGTCCTACATTTTCATATTCACGCGCACCATTATCATCTTCAGGCCTGCGATCACGGTTAGGACTGTAATTATTTATATTATACTGAAAGGATAATGTAAATATCTGACTCTGAGGCTTGAAATTGTTAACAGCCGAGAAATTTGTGCCGAGGGTTTCATTTCTGAATCTCATTGCATTAAAGACGTCGTTTACTCTAAGACTGACAGATAATTTTCTTTCAAGGAAAGATTTCTTTAAGCCGAGATCGGAGAAAAACATTCCTTTGGAATTTCCCTGCGGAGTAACATTTTTCGACATATAAAAGCAGTTGAACTGAAGGTCCATATCCCAGCCGAGCATTATCATAGATGTAAGTCTTGCATTCCACACCCTGCTTGTACTTGTATTACTCAGGCCCGGTGTATTGGGATCGAACTTTGTTCCATAATAGCTGTATCCGCCATTAAGAGTCCACCATTTGAAAAGAGAGGTATACCCGTTAAACTCAATTCCATAGGAAGTAACACCGGCAATATTGCGGAAAGTAGAAACTGTTACATTGTTTTCATTAAGGTCTGTAAACTGGTTTATATTATCATGAACCCGTCTGTAGAACACGTTTGAAAACAGTGAGGACTGATTAACTATAAGGTTATGGCCGAATTCATATGAGTCTGTATATTCAGGTTTCAGATATGGATTTCCTGCCCATGCATTCTGGGGATCCATATATCTTATAAAAGGATTTATCATCTGAAGCGGAGGACGGTTAAGTCTTCTGCTATAGCTGAGTTTTAGTTCCTGTCCTTCTGAGAGTTCCTGTGAAAGATGAATAGTCGGTATAAATGAGAAATAATCCTTTTTATATTCATTATTCAGTGTCTGCTGAACTGAGCGTGTAAGTGCTTCTTCCAATCTTAATCCGGTCTGAAATTTGAATTTGTTTATTTGACCGGAATACATTACATAGGCAGCGTGGATCTGTTCCTTATAAAGAAAAGCGTTGCTCTGGCTGCGGTCGTTAACCCAGTTATTCACGCTGTAGTCGTAGTTCTCGACGTTGTAATTTAGGTTGCGTTCTCTGAAAATAACTTTATAACCCGATTCAAACTTACCCGCCTCACCGACCGGGGAAACAAAATCAGTCTTAAAGGAAATAAGCCTGTTGGAGTTATCGGAGTAAGTGTTTTGCTTTTCAGGTCCTGCTGAAAGATTCTGTGCCATGTATGTATTAAGAATATCCCTGTCTGTACTGTCGCTGTTAATTGATTTTGAAAAATAAAAGTCGGCAGTAAGTTCCTCATCAGGTTTATCAAATTTCTTCTTGTAATCCAGCGTATAGTCAAGTGACTGGCCATTGCTTTCCGAGTGGTTACGCGTTGTATAACCTGTGACAGAGGAGCCGGGCAGCAGCCCGTCGTTAACGCTCACGGCGGAGTGATTAAAATTGCCGCCTCCTAAATTGAAAAGCAAAGTTGTATTTAATGAATTCTGTTCATTTATGGAATAATCTGCTCCCAGCTTTAAGTTATGGGAAAATCCCCCGGATCTGCCGTTCATTTCCTGGTGCATGCTGCTGGTCCCCTCTGCAAGAGTAGTACGCCTGTCCAGTGTGGCGCTCATTCCTCTTGTGTTAAAGCGGTTGTCATAGCTACCGAAAATATTCCATTTATTCTGTCTGAAGTTCAAGTTAACAGAACTGCCGTAGTTATCCCTGGTACCGGCATTAGCCTGGATCATTCCGTTCCAGTTCATTTCAGCCTGTTTCTTCATTATAAGGTTAATGATGCCTGCTGTTCCGTCTGCATCATATTTAGCAGAAGGATTTGTTACTACTTCAATTTTTTCAATTGCGCTTGCCGGGATCTGCTCGAGCATTTTTGAGTCAGTTACACCTGAAGGGTGGCCATCCAGTAAAATGGTAAGGTTTGTGTTGCCCCTTAAGCTTACGTTATTATCCATGTCCACGCTTACGGAAGGGGTATTCTTTAGGACGTCTATAACCGAACCGCCAGCAGCAGGAAGTGTTTTTTCAACGTTAACCACCATTTTATCGATTGCAAATTCAACTGCGCCTTTCTGTGCCGTTACTTCAACGCCTTTTAGCTGCACAGATTTTTGTGAGATTTTGATTACTCCAAGATTAACCGAGAGCCTCTGCGGAGTAATAATCACCGAATCTTTTGTAAGAGTATTATAACCCATAAAGGATATTTTTACCTTAAAAGGTCCGAACGGTACTTTCTCAACAATAAACTTTCCCTGTATGTCGGAAATAGAACCTGTAATTACTTTAGGGTCATTATTCCTCATGACTGAGATAGTGGCATATTCAATAGGTTTTGACGTTACTGAATCTATAATGCTGCCGCTTATTGTTCCTGCAGCGTTAAATTGTCCATTTCCCCTTTGAAAATTCTGAGCGGAAAGACTTCCCGATATAAGCAGCACAAAAACAAAAAACAAAATAGTATATTTTTTCATGGTTCCTTTTTTTACCTGACTTCTTTTTGATCAATATGATAATTATATACGCCCCAATAACCTTTTTTTTCGTTGCAAATATAACTCCGGAATGGAATAAAATGCCTTTAAAAAGTAAATTAATATCTGATTAAATAACTCTTTGGATCTTTTGTGGGGAATCAGTAATTTAATTCAGGAACAACGGGGGCATAGCAGTCAGATGGACTTTTCAAGTAAAATACCAGAAAAAAAAGCGGTTGTTTATCTGGTGCTCTTTCCTTTCTTATGCTTAATCTTCGTTATGGAGTGAATTATGGCACAAAATCCCTACAAGCCGCTCCTCCGGAGCTCTATGGGTGGGGGTGAGGCTGCCATTGTCTACAGACAAGTCGTACCTCCGGTACTCTTAGGAAGAGCAAAGGATGCGGGCGAAATTTAATCAAATCCGGGCGAGCCGCCGCTCGCCATACAGCAATAAATGTTTCGTAATGCTATTCTATTATTCGGCGATGAAGTATTGTGGGAGCATGTTGGCTATACCTGTATGCGACCAGGCGCCGAAGACCTGGAACGGGATCAGCTCTTTTACGTTGCCTTTGCTATCCATAGTGATTTCGGGATATAACATCCTGAGCCAGGTGGTTTCGTGGTTGTATTCAATTCTCAGAAAGCCCTTAAATTTAAGCGTGTATTCATCCCCTTTTGATCTGCTGCTTTTGTAGATCAGGTCATCGGCATTTATTCTTTCCGAGCTCATGCCGGCGTAGTTCTGTGCTTTGGGATACTGGTCGAGATAAATCCTGTAGCCTTTTTCAAAATAGTCGTTTTCAATGAGGCTTTGAAGAAAGCGCTCGGTGGAAAGTTCGTAGGCTTTCATTCTGTTCTGCTTCCATTTAAGAGTGTCCTGAGGACTCTTTGGTGCAAGGAGTGAAAATCCGGGTTTTACAATGTAGTTTACCATCTGGTTTGCCCTGTCCCACGTAAAGTCTTCCAGTATGCAGTTCAGGCGGTAGCCCAGGGCATTATTTATAATTGTAACGGGCACTTTTGCTTTGGCCTTCAGTATGTCGAAGCTTTCCCACTTCAGATCTATCAGCTCTTTGTTTTCAATTTCACATTCCTCTGCAAAGGAGGATTTCCCAAGGAAGAGTCCGCGGAAAAGGTTGTAGTTGTTCCGCCATTCCTTCGGGTCTTCAGCCGTAACACTGATGCCCTCAAGGACATAAGTCGCGGGACTCATTTTGAAATCCTTCTTTTGCTGGCGTGCATTATCGAAATACATGACCTGGCTTTTTGTATTATAGCCTATTAGCGAGGCAACGACTTCGTACTGCCCTTCGTGTATGCCGGAAATCTTATAGTATCCGCTGTCGTTTGACATTGCCCCGAGGAGTGAGTTTGACAGGTATACGTTAACATTTGCAAGAGGCCTGCCTGATGCATCGTCAAAAACGCGGCCGCTCAAAGTGTAGCCTGTTTGAGCCATAATGCATGAAGAGAGCAAGCAAAGAGTAAAAAATGCAATTTTCATTAATTCCCCTGACTGTTGTATGAAAACTTAAGGCAGGCAGGACAAAAAATAAAGGGAAAACAGGATAATTTTTATGAGCGGAAAAATGGCTGTTTGAGCGGTAAAAGTTTCCGGGAGGCACCCCACAGGGACCTCCCGGATAAAAGTGATGTATTTAGACGGCAGCGCTTACGCTTTCGGCTAATTCCATTCCTCTTCTTAAGGCCTGCTCATTAAGAGGAATGAGGTGATGATATCTTTCTGGGAGCACTTTCTTAAGCCCTTTAAGGATATTATCCATTGCAATTATGGGTTTTTTCTTCAGGAAGGCACCAAGGACGATCATGTTCATGATCTTTGAATTATTCATCTTTGTTGCCTCATTGGCGGCTTCAATCGGGAGCACGTCAATGTCTTTCCTGGTGGGCGGATTAAGGATGGTGGAGGCCTCATAAATAAGAAGTCCGCCGGGCTTAACCGCCGACTCGAATTTGTCCAAAGAAGGCTGATTAAGCGCAATAACAGTATCGAACTTTGTAAGGATGGGCGAGCTAATAGGTGTATCGCTGATAATAGTGATACAGTTAGCTGTACCGCCGCGCATTTCAGGTCCGTAGGAAGGCATCCAGCTTACTTCCTTATCCTCCATTACGCCTGAATAGCAAAGGATCTGTCCCATTGAGAGCACACCCTGACCGCCGAAGCCTGCAATAATGATTTCTTCAGTCATTTTATTTCTCCTTATCGTTAGGTACTTTTAATTCGCCAAGCGGGTAGTAAGGAAGCATATTTTCTTCCAGCCACTTGTTAGCCTGAGATGGTGTCATCTTCCAGTTTGAAGGGCAATTAGAGACTATCTCAACAAAGCAGAGTCCCTTATTAAGCTTCTGGTATTCAAAGCTTTTAGTAATAGCCTTCTTAGCCTTCCTGACGTTATTTGGAGTATTAACGGCGCAGCGGGTTGCATAGTAAACGCCTGGCAGTGTAGCAACGATATCTGTAATTTTCAAGGGGTTACCCATTGTTTCGACGTCGCGGCCATAAGGAGAAGTAGTGGATTTCATTCCGGGCAGTGTAGTCGGGGCCATCTGACCTCCTGTCATGCCGTAGATGCCGTTATTTATGAAAACGATTAGTATATTTTCACCGCGGTTGCAGGTATGTATAGTCTCGGCGGTGCCGATAGCCGCAAGGTCGCCGTCGCCCTGGTATGAGAAGACGAATTTTTCGGGCAGAACTCTTTTAATACCTGTAGCCACAGCGCTGGCGCGTCCGTGGGCTGCTTCCTGCATATCGATATTGAGGTAGTTATAAGCAAACACGGCGCATCCGACCGGGGCGACGCCGACGGTCTGGCTTTGAATGCCGAGTTCATCGATAACCTCAGCAATAAGTTTATGAGCAACACCGTGTCCGCAGCCCGGGCAGTAGTGCATCGGGGTATCGGTGAGTGTGTCCGGTTTTTCATAGACCACGTTTTCCGGGCAGCAGATCACTTCTTCGTTAGCTGCGGCATCCAGAGTGGATTCTTCTAACATTGTTTTCTCGTTCATACCAATTCTCCCACAAATTTTTCTTCAATTTTAGCGAGAACTTCTTCAGGACTAGGGACGACGCCGCCCATTCTGCCGTGAAATTCTACTCTTGTTTTGCCGTTGACGGCGAGGCGCACGTCTTCGACCATCTGACCGGCATTCATTTCAACGTCCAGTATACCCTTTAATTTCGGGCTGGAAGAGAGTTTTGAAAGTGCCTCATAAGGGAACGGGAAGAGAGTCTGGGGTCTGAAGACGCCAACTTTAATTCCCTTTTCCTTTGCGAGCTGGGCTGCCTTCTGGCATATTCTGGCCACAAGGCCGAAAGCAGTAAGAATAATGTCGGCATCCTCGCAGTTAATTGCTTCAAATCTTATTTCCTCTTCTTCAATTGCCTTATATTTCTTCTGGAGGTGGAGGTTAATTTCTTCCATCTTATCGGGCTGTATATGAAGAGAAGTAATGATATTTCTTTCCCTGTCCTTAGGTTTTCCGACAGTAGCCCAGGGTTCAACCTTAGTTTTTCTAGGCTGCTGTTCGAAGAACTCGACTTTTTCCATCATCTGTCCCAGTGCGCCGTCGGCCAGGAGCATAACAGGGTTTTTCCATTTGAAAGCCAGCTCGAAGCTCAGGCGTACATAGTCCACCATTTCCTGCACGGTTGAAGGTGCCAGAACGATCATCTTATAGTCGCCGTGTCCGCCGCCCTTGACGGCCTGGAAGTAGTCGCCCTGAGAAGGCTGTATAGTTCCGAGACCAGGTCCACCCCTCATGACGTTAACGATAAGGCATGGCAGTTCAGCGCATGCGATATAGGAGATACCTTCCTGCATAAGGCTAATGCCAGGGCTGGAGGATGAGGTCATAGCAAGTTTACCAGTGCCAGCGGCTCCATAGACCATATTAATAGAAGCCACTTCACTTTCTGCCTGAAGCACAATCATACCGGTTCTTTTATTAGCTTCGGCGCTAAGATATTCCAGTACTTCTGATTGTGGTGTAATAGGATATCCGAAGTAAGCATCGCATCCGCTGCGTATTACAGCCTCAGCCAGTGCCTCATTTCCTTTCATAAGTTTTAATTCTTTCATTGCTGCACCGTCACTGTTATATCGTTAGTTACATTAGTTATTATTGCTACCGGTTCCTTTTTGTTCAAGGTTTTTCTGTAGACTTTAATTATGCCTTCCGGGCATACAAGAGCACAATTAGTGCATCCTGTACAGTTATCCTCCACCCTCACGATGTAGTGATACCCTTTAGTATTAATTTTTCGTGAAAGTTCCAGGGAGTTCTGAGGACAAGCTACTTTGCAAAGTTCGCATCCTTTGCATTTTTCGATATCAACGATGATATCTCCTTTTACCTTAGCCATTATGGTACCCCGTATTTTATTTAAAAACAAAAAAGGTTACCGGGAAATCAGTAACCTTTCATTCCAATTATATATCAGAAAGAATAATCATGGATGAGTTTAGATAATAAAGATTCATTTTTATTCTCTTGCATGTTTATCTGCGTGATAAGAACTCCTGACCAAAGGAGCGCTTTCGACGGCTCTGAAGCCCATTTTAAGCCCCTCGTCTTTGTACATTTTAAATTCTTCAGGAGTCACGTATCTGTCAATCGGCAGGTGCATCTTTGTAGGCTGCAGGTACTGTCCGATTGTTAAAATATCGCACTCGTGTTCTCTCAAGTCGTGCATTAGGCTTAAGACCTCTTCGGTGCGTTCGCCGATACCGACCATAATACCGCTTTTAGTTCTCAGGCCGCGGGCCTTAAACCATTTAATAAGTTCAAGGCTTCTTTCGTATTTCGCCTGGGGCCTGACGACGTGATAGAGGCGTTTTACGGTCTCAAGGTTATGGTTCAGTATATCGGGCGGATTTTTCATAATAATTTCAAAAGCTTCTTCTGAACCCTTAAAGTCGGGTATAAGGATTTCGACCGTACAGCCGGGCACTTTTTGGCGTATTAGGCGTACGGTTTCAGAGAAAATAGTTGAGCCGCCGTCTTTAAGTTCGTCACGGTTAACCGACGTAATAACGGCATGCCTGAGCTGAAGTGTTTCAACAGCCTCGGCGACGCGTCTTGGTTCATCCAGGTCGACCTGGTTTGGGAGCCCGAGTTTCACGTTACAGAATCCGCAGCTGCGTGTGCACGTGTCGCCCAGTATCATAAACGTGGCCGTACGGGCATTCCAGCACTCGCCCATGTTAGGGCATCTAGCTTCTTCGCAGACTGTATGGAGCTTTGAAGATCTCATTAAATGATGAACGTCCGAAAAATTCTCCCCTATAGGGAGCCTGACCTTCAGCCATTCAGGTTTCTTACCCAGCTCGTCTTTATCTTTTTCTACCGACTCTTTATAATTTTTTTGGTACTGATTTATTTTCTGATTCTGATTTGTCAAAGCGCTCAACCTTTCTATAAAACAGTTGCAGAGCACAATTACCCTACAAAAGAAGAATTACGGTAATAAATTTAAGCAAATTATTTAAACTAAAAAACGAATTCCGTAAAATTTAATTCGGAGAAAATTCCCGTTTGTTTAATTAAATTTCAAAAGAATCGAAGTTTTCCAAAGTATCCTTTATGAATTTAAGGAATTTTCCGCCCAGCATACCGTCTACAAGACGGTGGTCGTGGCTGAGGGATAAATAGAGCATGTGTCTTACTGCAATAGTATCAGTACCGTCGACTTCTAGAACGACCGGCTTTTTGGTAACAGTACCGACTCCCAGGATTGCGACTTCCGGCTGATTGATAATAGGCGTACCGAAGAGTGTTCCAAAAACGCCATAGTTGGTAATGCTGAAAGTGCCCGAGGAAATATCATCAGGAGTCAGTTTTTTAGTTCTGGCTTTATTACTTAAGTCAGCAATTGCCCTTGCCAGTCCAACAATGTTCTTTTCGTCAGCATTTTTAATATTCGGAACAATTAACCCGTTAGGCTCCACCGCGACGGCAAAACCGAGGTTAATGAACCTTTTTAGTACAATATTAGTGCCATCAATTGTGGAATTCAGGTACGGATACTCTTTTAATGCTTTAATGCAGGCATAAGCAATAAATGACATATACGTAAGCTTGATATTTTCTCTTTTTAGGAAATTATCTTTATTGTTTTTGATAAAATTGTGAATTTTTGTCACATCTGCCTCCACAACGGCAGTTACATGGACAGACGTATCGCGGCTTTTAACCATGTGGTACATGATTTTCTGCCGTATGTTATCCATTGGAATCATTTCTGTGTTTCCGCCTACTGGTGCAGGCTGAGGCAATGGAGCAGAGGGCTTTGGCCTTTCCCGTTCCTCCGGGGCTTTTGAGTAGTAGGCAGCATGGGGCTCCTGCCTAATCTCTTCAGCCGTTAAGGCGCGAGGCCTTGGGGCTTCAGTCTTTCCCCTTTTAGAAATATAGTCGAGGATATCCTTTTTTGTAACACGTCCTTCGATGCCTGAGCCTTTAAGTCTGTTTAATTCATCAAAGCCGACGTTTTCTTTCTGTGCGATATTGAGGACCAAAGGAGAATAAAACCTACCTCCTGATGTACCCATTCCTTCGGGTGCTCTTTCCGTTGGGGGTTCCTTATAGTACTCAACGACGGTTCCTGCCTCCTTTACAGATTCTTCGATCAGGGGGGCCGGAGTCTGGACCTCATCTTTTACTGGCGCTACAACAGGCTCTTCAACTCTTTCCCGTGCTGACTGTTGAACAACTCCTCCTGTAGTTGAAATTCTGGCTACAATTGTGCCCACTGAGACGGTCTCCTGTTCCTGAACCAGGATCTCGGCAAGGACGCCGTTTTCGGGAGACGGGATTTCAGTATCTACTTTATCTGTACTGATCTCAAAAAGGGTCTCATCTTTTTTAACCGTATCGCCCGGCTTTTTATGCCATTTGATTATTGTGCCTTCCATGACGGATTCGCCCATCTTGGGCATTGGTATATCAACGAGGCTTCCTCCTGCCTGTTTGGTGGAAGGAGTTTCCTTCTGCTGAGGCCTGGACACAGGCTGAGGGGGTTCTGCCGGGGGCTGCGGCTGCGCCGGGGCAGGCACGGCTTTGGAGGCCTCGGTTTCAATTACAGCCACCACGGTATCCGTCTGGACAGTTTCCTGTTCAAAGACCCTGATTTCGGAAAGGATTCCGTCTGCCGGGGAAGGTATTTCGGTATCGACCTTATCTGTAGAAATCTCGAAAATGATCTCGTCTTTTTTAACGGTATCCCCCTGCTTTTTATGCCATTTTATAATTGTGCCTTCGTTGACACTCTCCCCCATTTTAGGCATAACAACATCAATTTTCATTTCATCCCTCTTATAAATATTTATTCAATAAAAGTGCAAGCCGCCCTTCCAGGGCTCAAAAAATTGTGGGAGACATGTTCTTTTCTACTGACAAGTCATCCCTCCGGGATTCTTTAGCTTAGATCCTCCTCATCTGATTTAATAAGCCAGAATTTCCTTTAATGATTTATAGATCCTCTGCCTGGTCGGGAGGACCGTATTCTCGAGGTTCGGGTGATACGGTACGTGTGTATCCATGGCTGCAATTCTTTTTACAGGCCCGTCCAGGTACTGGAAGCATCTGTCGGCAATGCGGGCCGCAATTTCGGCACCGAAGCCCCCGGTCAGCATATCCTCATGCACAATAACGGCTTTACTGGTCTTTTTAACGGATTCAAAAATCGCATTTTCATCCAGCGGGTTAATTGTACGGATGTCAATTAACTCAACCGAGTAGCCCTCTTCTTCCAGTTTGGAAGCCGCAAAATTCGATTCGTGCACCATTGCGCCGTATGTAATAACGCTTACGTCTGTTCCTTCCCTTACAGTCCTGGCCTTGCCGAAAGGAAGAAGGTAGTTTGCATCGGGTTCAGGCACGGTTGAATAGCTCTGGCGGTAGAGCCCCTTATGCTCCAGGAAAAGGACGGGGTCATTCAGCCTTAAGGCAGTCTTAAGAAGCCCTTTTGCATCGGCGGCATTTGAAGGGTAAGCTATGTATAGCCCCGGCATATGGGCAAAGAAGCCTTCAATATTCTGGCTATGGTAAAGACCGCCATGAATAAAGCCCCCTACTGCCACGCGCGTTACGACGGGAGCCTCCCAGAAGTTATTTGAGCGGTAGCGGTATGTAACCATTTCATCGCGGAACTGCATGAATGCGGGCCATATATAGTCCCCGAACTGGATTTCCACTACGGGCTTAAGTCCCGAGAGTGCCATACCTATAGCAACACCCACAATGCTTGCCTCGGCAAGAGGCGAGTTAAAGACCCTGTCAGTTCCGAACTGCGTGGAAAGGCCTTTTGTTGCAGAAAAGACGCCTCCTTTGAGGTCTGCCACGTCTTCGCCGAAAAGGTAGATCTTATCGTTTCTTTCCATTTCCTCTCGCAGAGCGTGGTTAATTGCGTCAACCATCACGACGGGCTTTCCGGAGGGCTTGGTTTTCTCGTAGTCCAGGCGGTCTTTTTTGCCGCTTTCGTCGTAAACGTAATGGGCCGCGGTTTCAGCTTTCGGGTCGGGGCGGCTCATAGCCCAGACCGAGGCCTCCTCGATATGGTTATTGACCTCTTTTTTCAGCTCGTTAAAGGCAAGTTCCGTAAGGACGCCTCTTTTTATTAAAAACTGTGAGAACTTTTCAATAGGGTCACGTTTTGAGTCCGTTTCTATTTCCAGGAGGTCGCGGTATTTTTTCTGGTCGTCAGAAGATGAATGGGAAAGGAGCCTGATGCATTCGGCTTCAATTAAAGCGGGGCCTTTGCCCTGTCTTGCGTACTTAAAAGCCGTCTGAGCCGCGGCATGCATGGCAAGGAAGTCGGTTCCTTCCACTCTTAGCCTGAGCAGGTTTTCATAGCCTTTCATCATCTCGGAAATTGAGTTATCCTTTCCTCCCGACTGCTGGCTTACGGGTACAGAAATGGCGTATTTGTTATTTTCAATTACAAATACTACCGGGAGCTTTTCTCGGCTTGCCCAGTTGACGGCCTCGTGGAATTCACCCTGGCTTGTTGTACCTTCGCCGCTTGAGACGTAGACCACGGCGCCTGAGTTTGTGCGGACACTGGCAAGGGCTGTTCCAACGGCCTGAAGGAACTGTGTTCCTGTTGGGCTTGACTGTGTGGGGATATTGAACTCCTTATGGCCCCAGTGGCAGGGCATCTGGCGCCCTCCGGTCATAGGGTCATCAGCCTTAGCCAGCATAGCCAGGAAGACCTCTTCTGGTTTAATTCCCACGGCCAGTGAGAACGCCAGGTCGCGGTAGTAGGGATAAGCCCAGTCGAGTCCTTTTCTCATAGCTAGGCCGCAGGCCACCTGAACTGCCTCATGGCCTGCTCCGGCGATATGGAAAAAAGACTTCCCCTGTTTAAGCAGGGTCATTGATTTCATGTCGATCTGCCTGGAGGTATACATCAGCCTGAGGGCGTTCATAAGCTCGTCCTTTGTAAGCCCTCCAAAGGTATCGCTCTTACCGGTCGGGCCTTCCGGTTTAATCTCGGCATCAACTATATTATCAGCAACTATGACATCTTTTTTAGTCATTGCACCCTCTTTTCATTGCATTTATGCATAATTAAATATTTTTTAGACAAACTATTTATTCACAATACAAGCAGAAAGTCCATAACCGCCTGTTGTGAAGTAATATACAAAACATAAGGCTTA from the Ignavibacteria bacterium genome contains:
- a CDS encoding tungsten formylmethanofuran dehydrogenase, coding for MTKKDVIVADNIVDAEIKPEGPTGKSDTFGGLTKDELMNALRLMYTSRQIDMKSMTLLKQGKSFFHIAGAGHEAVQVACGLAMRKGLDWAYPYYRDLAFSLAVGIKPEEVFLAMLAKADDPMTGGRQMPCHWGHKEFNIPTQSSPTGTQFLQAVGTALASVRTNSGAVVYVSSGEGTTSQGEFHEAVNWASREKLPVVFVIENNKYAISVPVSQQSGGKDNSISEMMKGYENLLRLRVEGTDFLAMHAAAQTAFKYARQGKGPALIEAECIRLLSHSSSDDQKKYRDLLEIETDSKRDPIEKFSQFLIKRGVLTELAFNELKKEVNNHIEEASVWAMSRPDPKAETAAHYVYDESGKKDRLDYEKTKPSGKPVVMVDAINHALREEMERNDKIYLFGEDVADLKGGVFSATKGLSTQFGTDRVFNSPLAEASIVGVAIGMALSGLKPVVEIQFGDYIWPAFMQFRDEMVTYRYRSNNFWEAPVVTRVAVGGFIHGGLYHSQNIEGFFAHMPGLYIAYPSNAADAKGLLKTALRLNDPVLFLEHKGLYRQSYSTVPEPDANYLLPFGKARTVREGTDVSVITYGAMVHESNFAASKLEEEGYSVELIDIRTINPLDENAIFESVKKTSKAVIVHEDMLTGGFGAEIAARIADRCFQYLDGPVKRIAAMDTHVPYHPNLENTVLPTRQRIYKSLKEILAY